From Streptomyces sp. HUAS MG91, the proteins below share one genomic window:
- a CDS encoding NHLP bacteriocin export ABC transporter permease/ATPase subunit yields MTYTEPEFTSSDQVVAAFGGLGAPVDCAGLRSLPLEGPQVLWLVAGGALDLFAVDVLAQGHWHFLGRLEPGTLLLGPVEGTQHTLVGRPLAGCTVRRVPLRELPYSADASQGSYDMTWSLLEEAFALGVGRGQRVLFEAPLNGRDGRMSEDAVTDEDVLWPQLSPGSVQYGSAYAADAAADLLVDGGLWQRMVNQQYRLLSTLDRWIERMESAHEDRAAAGIRAGEAVREQADRTLLASIGTQRRRARGTEAGVDATYAACEVVARAAGITLVDPGRGGAVSDRIDPVEQIALASRIRTRPVRLTGDWWRQDSGPLVGFRAASGAPVALLWRRGGYEAVHPSGERRTRIDEDNAEDFDERAVLLYRPLPEGRLSPWRLARFSLRAMGGDVRRLLLAGLVTVALGALVPIATGQVLGTYVPNAQTDLVTQVSLAVVVAGVVSAAFTLVQNLTVLRVEGRVESVLQPAVWDRLLRLPTRFFAARSTGELASAAMGISAIRRLLSGVGPVVVQATTIGVMNLVLLLVHSVPLALAALGMLAVVAALFLTLGLWELRWQRRLVKLGNRLNNQAFQTLRGLPKLRVAGAESFAYAAWAEQFARSRELQRRAGRIKNVTTVLNAVYLPLCSLLMFMLLAGPARGSLSAASFLTFNTSVTMLLTSVTQLTGALISAAAVLPMYEQIKPVLDAEPEVREAAGRPGELTGALEARGLSFRYTDDGPLVLDDVSLSVRAGEFVAVVGESGCGKSTLLRLLIGFDAPTHGSVLYDGQDLTALDQSAVRRQCGVVLQNAQPLTGSILDCICGAESFTQEEAWEAAEMAGLADDIRRMPMGLHTLIAGSGAVSGGQRQRLMIAQALIRRPRLLFFDEATSALDNETQRTVIDSTRKLNATRIVIAHRLSTVLDADRVVVMSGGRVVQQGAPQELLRDAGGRLHELVRRQLA; encoded by the coding sequence GTGACGTACACGGAACCGGAGTTCACCTCCTCGGACCAGGTCGTCGCCGCGTTCGGCGGGCTCGGCGCGCCGGTCGACTGTGCCGGGCTGCGCAGTCTGCCGCTGGAGGGGCCGCAGGTGCTGTGGCTCGTCGCGGGCGGGGCGCTCGACCTGTTCGCGGTGGACGTCCTGGCGCAGGGCCACTGGCACTTCCTCGGCCGTCTGGAGCCGGGCACGCTGCTGCTCGGTCCGGTCGAGGGCACCCAGCACACCCTGGTGGGGCGGCCGCTGGCGGGCTGCACGGTGCGCCGGGTGCCGCTGCGGGAGCTCCCCTACAGCGCTGACGCCTCGCAGGGCTCGTACGACATGACGTGGAGCCTGCTGGAGGAGGCGTTCGCGCTCGGGGTGGGGCGCGGGCAGCGGGTGCTGTTCGAGGCACCGCTCAACGGGCGGGACGGCCGCATGTCCGAGGACGCCGTCACCGACGAGGACGTGCTGTGGCCGCAGCTCTCCCCCGGCAGCGTGCAGTACGGCTCCGCGTACGCGGCCGACGCGGCCGCCGATCTGCTGGTGGACGGCGGTCTGTGGCAGCGCATGGTGAACCAGCAGTACCGGCTGCTTTCGACGCTCGACCGCTGGATCGAGCGGATGGAGAGCGCCCACGAGGACCGGGCGGCGGCGGGGATCCGCGCGGGCGAGGCCGTCCGCGAGCAGGCGGACCGCACGCTGCTGGCCTCCATCGGGACGCAGCGGCGCCGGGCCCGCGGCACGGAGGCCGGAGTCGACGCGACGTACGCGGCCTGCGAGGTGGTGGCCCGCGCGGCGGGCATCACGCTCGTCGACCCGGGGCGCGGCGGCGCGGTCAGCGACCGGATCGACCCGGTCGAGCAGATCGCGCTGGCGTCCCGGATCCGGACCCGCCCGGTGCGGCTCACCGGCGACTGGTGGCGGCAGGACTCGGGGCCCCTGGTCGGCTTCCGGGCCGCGTCGGGGGCGCCGGTCGCGCTGCTGTGGCGGCGCGGCGGCTACGAGGCGGTGCACCCGTCGGGCGAGCGCCGCACCCGGATCGACGAGGACAACGCCGAGGACTTCGACGAGCGGGCCGTGCTGCTCTACCGGCCGCTGCCCGAGGGGCGGTTGAGCCCCTGGCGGCTGGCCCGGTTCAGTCTGCGCGCGATGGGCGGCGATGTGCGCCGGCTGCTGCTCGCCGGTCTGGTGACGGTGGCGCTGGGCGCGCTCGTGCCGATCGCGACGGGCCAGGTCCTCGGCACCTACGTCCCGAACGCGCAGACCGATCTCGTCACCCAGGTCTCCCTCGCGGTCGTCGTCGCCGGAGTGGTGTCGGCGGCGTTCACGCTGGTGCAGAACCTGACCGTGCTGCGGGTCGAGGGCCGGGTGGAGAGCGTCCTCCAGCCGGCCGTCTGGGACCGCCTGCTGCGGCTGCCGACGCGCTTCTTCGCGGCGCGCTCCACGGGTGAGCTGGCGAGCGCGGCGATGGGCATCAGCGCGATCCGGCGGCTCCTTTCGGGGGTCGGCCCGGTGGTGGTGCAGGCGACGACGATCGGCGTGATGAACCTCGTCCTGCTCCTCGTCCACAGCGTGCCGCTCGCGCTGGCCGCACTCGGCATGCTGGCCGTGGTCGCGGCGCTCTTCCTCACCCTCGGCCTGTGGGAACTGCGCTGGCAGCGCCGCCTGGTGAAGCTCGGCAACCGGCTCAACAACCAGGCCTTCCAGACCCTGCGCGGGCTGCCGAAGCTGCGGGTGGCGGGCGCGGAGAGCTTCGCGTACGCGGCGTGGGCCGAGCAGTTCGCGCGCAGCCGGGAGCTGCAACGGCGCGCGGGCCGTATCAAGAACGTGACGACGGTCCTCAACGCCGTGTATCTGCCGCTGTGTTCGCTGCTGATGTTCATGCTGCTCGCGGGTCCCGCGCGCGGTTCGCTGTCGGCGGCGTCGTTCCTGACGTTCAACACGTCCGTGACGATGCTGCTGACGTCGGTGACCCAGCTGACCGGTGCGCTGATCTCCGCGGCGGCGGTGCTGCCGATGTACGAGCAGATCAAGCCGGTGCTCGACGCGGAGCCCGAGGTGCGCGAGGCGGCGGGCCGGCCCGGCGAGCTGACCGGGGCCCTGGAGGCGCGCGGCCTGTCCTTCCGGTACACCGACGACGGCCCGCTCGTCCTCGACGACGTGTCGCTGTCCGTGCGCGCCGGCGAGTTCGTGGCGGTGGTCGGCGAGAGCGGCTGCGGCAAGTCGACGCTGCTGCGCCTGCTGATCGGCTTCGACGCGCCCACGCACGGCAGTGTGCTCTACGACGGCCAGGACCTGACCGCGCTCGACCAGTCGGCGGTGCGGCGGCAGTGCGGGGTCGTGCTGCAGAACGCGCAGCCGCTGACCGGATCGATCCTCGACTGCATCTGCGGCGCCGAGTCGTTCACGCAGGAGGAGGCGTGGGAGGCGGCGGAGATGGCGGGGCTGGCCGACGACATCCGGCGGATGCCGATGGGGCTGCACACGCTGATCGCGGGCAGCGGCGCGGTCTCCGGCGGGCAGCGCCAGCGCCTGATGATCGCGCAGGCGCTGATCCGGCGCCCGCGCCTGCTCTTCTTCGACGAGGCGACGAGCGCGCTGGACAACGAGACGCAGCGCACGGTGATCGACAGCACCCGCAAGCTGAACGCGACGCGGATCGTCATCGCCCACCGGCTGTCGACCGTGCTGGACGCTGACCGGGTGGTCGTGATGTCCGGGGGCCGTGTCGTCCAGCAGGGCGCGCCGCAGGAGCTGTTGCGGGACGCGGGCGGGCGGCTGCACGAGCTGGTGCGGCGGCAGCTGGCGTGA